The following nucleotide sequence is from Dialister pneumosintes.
AAATCAATACCTCCCGCTGCCAATTCTTTAGCCAAAATATAACCAAAACGATCTGTACCAATAATTCCATATGCAATAGCTTGCTTCTTATGTTTTAATTCAAACATATCTATACTCCTCTATCATACTGAATTAACCAATAGAAATATAATCAGATGGGTATCTAGCTTGCGAATCATCTTCATAATACCAAAGTGTAGCTATGGTAATAGGACCTAAACGCCCGATATACATAACTGCAATAGAAATCAATTTGCCTATACTGTTAAGAGAACTTGTAATACCTGTAGACAAACCAACTGTTGCATAAGCACTTGTCATCTCAGTTAAGGCATCTAAAAAAGAAATATGCGGATTTGTCATTAAAACAAGATATGTACTCACATATACTACAAAGAGTCCCATAAAGAACACAATGGATGCTTTTCTAAATGCACTATTAGGAATGGAGTAATGAAACATTTCTTCCGGTTTATTCGTTACCGCTTTTCTAATTCTCATAAGTAAAACAAAAAGAGTAGTCGTCTTAATCCCTCCACCGGTTGAACCCGGTGCAGCGCCAATAAACATAAGTATCAACATTGTCATCATAGTTACCGGCGCAAAACTACTAAGCGGTATAGTTGCAAAACCGGCTGTGCGTGCAGACATACTATAAAAGAATGCATTTAACCATGAAAAAGATTCTGTAAATTTTAATAATATCGCACCGATAATCAAAATAGTCGTGCCCATAAAAATAGAAGTACAAGTATTGAGTGACCATGTTCTCCAAAACCACTTTTCATTCCATACTTCATAAATAACTAAGAATCCAATTCCTCCCAAGAAAATTAAACTGATCGTCACAACATTAAGCCATATATGATGTGTGTAAGCCGCAAGACTTTCCCCTGTACCTAAAATATCAAATCCGGAATTATTAAAAGCCGCAATAGAATGGAAACAACTAATCCCCAAAGCATCCCACCAAGTATACTGTTGTATAAAAACAGGAAAACTTAAGGCTGCACCAATAGATTCAATAATAAAAGTAGCTACAAATAAAGAACGTAAAAAACGAATCATCCCCCCTAAAGAGTTTAAGTTGAAACTGTTTTTTATTAATGAACGCCCTTTAAAATTTAATTTTTCTCCTAATACAACAATAACACCGGTACCGACTGC
It contains:
- a CDS encoding TrkH family potassium uptake protein, which gives rise to MSFFKWDASPARIIALGFALVIFLGSLLFSSPFCLREGVHLSYIDSLYMATSAVCVTGLVTVDPGSTFSPFGELILALLIQIGGLGVAAVGTGVIVVLGEKLNFKGRSLIKNSFNLNSLGGMIRFLRSLFVATFIIESIGAALSFPVFIQQYTWWDALGISCFHSIAAFNNSGFDILGTGESLAAYTHHIWLNVVTISLIFLGGIGFLVIYEVWNEKWFWRTWSLNTCTSIFMGTTILIIGAILLKFTESFSWLNAFFYSMSARTAGFATIPLSSFAPVTMMTMLILMFIGAAPGSTGGGIKTTTLFVLLMRIRKAVTNKPEEMFHYSIPNSAFRKASIVFFMGLFVVYVSTYLVLMTNPHISFLDALTEMTSAYATVGLSTGITSSLNSIGKLISIAVMYIGRLGPITIATLWYYEDDSQARYPSDYISIG